A portion of the Sphingobacterium spiritivorum genome contains these proteins:
- a CDS encoding response regulator transcription factor, with amino-acid sequence MQKDITIAVVEDDENLRFLVSHRLQSENYKVIQSGNGLDAEKMILDERPDIVLLDWMLPGKEGNIVCEDVRKAGFENIIIMMTAKSQDIDKIDAYSFGVTDYITKPFNMDVLVAMIENKVRFFVPKSGAEVYHFGSTEHHPNVHSLVRDGKKIELTILENRILLHFLQNVGKEITREELMEVVWGYSSNVNTRTLDMHVVRLRKKIEKNPDKPHYLQTVRGLGYKFIDEDE; translated from the coding sequence ATGCAAAAGGATATTACAATTGCTGTAGTAGAAGATGATGAGAATCTACGTTTCTTGGTAAGTCATCGGTTACAGTCTGAGAATTACAAAGTAATTCAGTCCGGAAATGGGCTGGATGCTGAAAAAATGATTTTAGATGAAAGACCTGATATTGTTTTATTAGATTGGATGCTTCCCGGTAAGGAAGGTAACATCGTTTGTGAAGATGTGCGTAAAGCAGGGTTTGAGAACATTATTATTATGATGACTGCCAAATCTCAGGATATAGATAAAATCGATGCCTACAGTTTTGGAGTGACAGATTATATAACCAAACCATTCAATATGGATGTGTTAGTTGCGATGATCGAGAATAAAGTGAGATTCTTTGTTCCTAAGAGCGGAGCGGAGGTGTATCACTTTGGCAGTACAGAACATCATCCCAATGTACACTCTTTAGTGAGAGATGGAAAGAAGATCGAGTTGACAATTCTGGAAAACAGGATCTTGTTGCATTTTCTTCAAAATGTGGGTAAAGAAATTACCCGTGAGGAGCTGATGGAAGTCGTTTGGGGATATAGCTCCAATGTCAATACAAGAACGTTGGATATGCATGTGGTGAGACTTCGTAAAAAGATCGAAAAGAACCCGGATAAGCCACATTATCTGCAGACAGTGAGAGGATTGGGGTATAAATTTATTGACGAAGACGAGTAA
- the greA gene encoding transcription elongation factor GreA: protein MAEVTYYNQEGLDKLKEELHQLKTEGRANIAKAIAEARDKGDLSENAEYDAAKEAQGLHEAKIAKLEDVLSSARLIDESKLDTSKVLALSIVRIKNKKNGSEMTYQLVSETEADLKSGKISVKSPIAQGLLGKSKGDTATIEVPAGKIEFEIMEISR from the coding sequence ATGGCAGAAGTAACTTATTACAACCAGGAGGGATTAGATAAACTCAAAGAAGAGTTGCATCAACTGAAGACAGAGGGAAGAGCTAACATCGCAAAGGCTATCGCTGAAGCTAGAGACAAAGGTGATTTGTCAGAGAATGCTGAATACGATGCGGCAAAGGAAGCTCAAGGTTTACATGAAGCAAAAATTGCTAAGCTGGAAGATGTTCTTTCCAGTGCACGACTTATTGATGAGTCCAAATTAGATACATCAAAGGTATTAGCATTATCTATTGTACGTATCAAAAACAAAAAGAACGGTTCGGAAATGACATATCAGCTTGTTTCTGAAACAGAAGCTGATCTTAAATCAGGTAAAATATCGGTTAAATCACCAATTGCACAAGGTCTGCTTGGAAAATCAAAAGGAGATACGGCAACTATTGAAGTTCCGGCTGGTAAAATCGAATTCGAGATCATGGAAATTTCGAGATAA
- a CDS encoding sensor histidine kinase — MSTSTKYTYRKNIGLLIAFVVFVTILYVVSVFFARTMISNFVDSEFANRKVEVYDKSLVPFNDFFQNRIPEISYYQGFLDTNEAKGMIDNILRKYPFVRETMFYDIAITNDEEEGYEIKYNNLLIQSRSVFSYSLNENHHLISKRLEDNNLKNYSDDFNNMTVKLVSFLDRVNDSTKLTDNLIFKIFYDMTPGKIAYMNIPRIGDLVSYRELLRGAIKQPVSYDQDLFVFYIDPRKIRITNVYPNLYENIEIVPLVSVNLTGEKPYLYTEVSLPGALSDYKITFSTSESFIKKETNRRFAPVVLGISLLYIILLLIAYLIYRNVMINSRLYRLQYDFINNLTHEFKTPVSVIKIAGNNIKSAEKISDEERTMYGKILDQEADKLNSLMNKLLSFTQIENKSIKFKRERVDLKELCETIFSATKISYPDLKLSYRITVKNDMITDPVLLSSVFQNLIDNAYKYSNPSNKVLDVDIQQNKKNFVIIFRDEGIGINKQEYQNIFKKFYRVKNQYNQQGSIGLGLAFCKEITEFMGGDIRVDSQLGKGTTFTLTFPV, encoded by the coding sequence ATGAGTACTTCAACAAAGTATACATACCGTAAAAATATTGGTTTACTTATTGCCTTTGTGGTATTTGTAACCATACTTTATGTGGTGTCTGTATTCTTTGCACGAACGATGATCTCCAATTTTGTGGATAGCGAATTTGCGAACCGCAAGGTAGAGGTGTATGATAAATCTTTAGTGCCTTTTAATGACTTCTTCCAAAACAGAATTCCTGAAATTTCGTATTATCAGGGGTTTCTTGATACAAATGAAGCGAAGGGTATGATCGATAATATTCTGCGCAAATATCCTTTCGTCAGAGAAACAATGTTTTATGATATCGCTATTACAAATGATGAAGAAGAAGGATATGAGATCAAATACAATAATCTGCTTATACAGTCCAGATCTGTATTTTCTTATTCGCTAAATGAAAATCATCATCTGATATCAAAGCGTCTGGAAGATAATAATCTCAAAAATTATTCGGACGACTTTAATAATATGACCGTCAAGCTGGTCAGTTTTCTGGACCGGGTAAATGATTCGACAAAGCTTACTGATAATTTGATCTTTAAGATCTTTTACGATATGACGCCCGGAAAGATCGCATATATGAATATTCCACGTATCGGCGATCTGGTTTCCTATCGTGAATTGTTAAGAGGAGCTATCAAACAGCCTGTTAGTTATGATCAGGATCTTTTTGTCTTCTATATAGATCCACGTAAGATCAGAATTACCAATGTCTATCCTAATCTATATGAAAATATAGAAATCGTACCCCTGGTAAGTGTCAATCTGACTGGTGAGAAGCCGTATCTGTATACAGAAGTTTCGCTTCCGGGCGCCCTTTCAGACTACAAGATTACCTTCAGTACATCAGAATCCTTTATTAAAAAAGAGACTAATCGTCGATTTGCTCCTGTTGTACTTGGTATATCATTATTATATATTATTCTGCTGCTAATTGCATATCTTATCTATAGAAATGTGATGATCAATAGCAGGCTTTACCGCTTGCAATATGACTTTATTAATAACCTCACACATGAGTTTAAGACACCCGTAAGTGTTATCAAAATTGCCGGTAACAACATAAAAAGTGCGGAGAAGATCAGTGATGAAGAGCGGACTATGTATGGTAAGATTCTGGATCAGGAAGCCGACAAGCTCAATAGCCTGATGAATAAATTATTGTCATTTACACAAATTGAAAATAAATCCATAAAATTCAAAAGAGAACGGGTAGATTTAAAAGAATTATGTGAAACGATATTTTCAGCTACTAAGATCAGCTATCCGGACCTTAAACTATCTTACCGGATTACAGTCAAAAATGATATGATAACTGATCCGGTATTGTTATCAAGTGTTTTTCAAAATCTGATTGATAATGCGTATAAATATTCTAATCCTTCAAACAAAGTTTTAGATGTTGATATACAACAAAATAAAAAAAATTTTGTTATCATATTCAGGGATGAAGGAATAGGCATTAATAAACAAGAATACCAGAATATATTTAAGAAGTTTTATAGAGTAAAGAATCAATATAATCAACAGGGAAGTATAGGTCTTGGGTTGGCATTTTGCAAGGAGATTACTGAATTTATGGGAGGTGATATCCGTGTAGATAGCCAACTTGGTAAGGGGACTACCTTTACTTTGACGTTCCCGGTCTAA